In the bacterium genome, one interval contains:
- a CDS encoding alpha/beta hydrolase: protein MIHYLAHSKIRLALHEIRAGHGRSLLLLHGLAERSPEHLPEEYEDWPGPVHALDFTGHGQSTIPVGGGYTCELLMGDVDIALAHLETATIAGRGLGGYVALLTLGARPKLVKGIILGDGPGLAGGSARPGTPLVPVADPHAVSPPDPYAIVELAGDIRPPDYASSFVRQATSLSDLDRPISVCARERPEWLEAVAKEPGVQEVPLAEALAEYASVQ from the coding sequence TTGATCCACTACCTGGCGCATTCGAAGATCCGCCTCGCGCTACACGAAATCCGCGCGGGCCACGGACGATCTCTACTCCTGCTACACGGACTGGCCGAGCGCTCGCCCGAGCACCTTCCGGAAGAGTACGAGGACTGGCCCGGACCGGTACACGCTCTGGACTTCACCGGACACGGTCAGTCGACGATTCCGGTGGGCGGCGGGTACACCTGCGAACTTCTGATGGGCGATGTCGACATCGCACTCGCCCATCTCGAAACCGCGACGATCGCCGGGCGGGGACTCGGCGGGTACGTCGCGCTACTCACGCTGGGCGCCCGGCCCAAACTCGTGAAGGGGATCATTCTGGGCGACGGACCGGGACTCGCCGGTGGCAGTGCCCGTCCCGGGACTCCACTGGTGCCGGTCGCAGATCCGCATGCGGTCTCGCCGCCCGATCCCTATGCAATCGTGGAACTGGCGGGAGACATCCGGCCGCCGGACTACGCCTCCAGCTTCGTGCGTCAGGCCACCAGTCTGTCGGATCTCGACCGACCGATCAGCGTGTGCGCGCGCGAGCGTCCGGAATGGCTCGAGGCCGTCGCCAAGGAACCCGGAGTCCAGGAAGTCCCACTCGCCGAAGCTCTCGCGGAGTACGCGTCCGTCCAGTAG
- a CDS encoding lactoylglutathione lyase — MKHAGVHHVSLNVDDTQKVAEFYVDVLGMKEISRPDFGFPGTWLQCGPQEVHLLQVDDHQAPQGQHFALRVEDIDGAREELIGRGIDVSPINEIPPIARQCFLRDPAGNIVELNQAYPK, encoded by the coding sequence GTGAAGCACGCCGGAGTTCATCACGTATCGCTCAATGTCGACGACACCCAGAAGGTCGCCGAGTTCTACGTAGACGTCCTGGGTATGAAGGAAATCTCGCGGCCGGATTTCGGCTTCCCGGGAACCTGGTTGCAGTGTGGCCCGCAGGAAGTGCACTTGCTGCAGGTCGATGATCACCAGGCCCCGCAGGGACAGCACTTCGCGCTTCGCGTCGAAGACATCGACGGCGCTCGCGAAGAACTGATTGGACGCGGCATCGACGTGAGTCCGATCAACGAGATCCCGCCGATCGCACGGCAGTGCTTCCTGAGAGACCCGGCCGGCAATATCGTCGAACTGAACCAGGCGTACCCGAAATGA
- a CDS encoding alpha/beta hydrolase — MSRPIILVHGAWHGAWCWDHVVPRLRERELAVAAIDLPFTSSANDVEAARQAIETRPGAVVLGHSYGGAVITEAASGLDVSHLVYLAAFMQNEDETLASLMATAPPTPLVGGMSFNDDGSTTITPEAALPAFYEDCSPEDAQSAIDRLRPVFFTAPEGESARPAWCDINSTYVVCTQDRALDASFQRRLAKRATNIVEWETSHSPFMSQPGLLVDLLTKLAQA, encoded by the coding sequence ATGAGTCGACCGATCATTCTGGTTCACGGAGCGTGGCATGGCGCCTGGTGCTGGGATCACGTGGTTCCGCGTCTACGAGAACGCGAACTCGCCGTTGCGGCCATCGACCTGCCTTTCACTTCGTCTGCCAATGACGTGGAGGCGGCGCGGCAGGCGATCGAGACGCGCCCGGGCGCGGTCGTCCTGGGCCACTCCTACGGCGGCGCTGTCATCACCGAAGCCGCATCTGGGCTCGATGTTTCGCATCTCGTCTATCTGGCCGCATTCATGCAGAACGAGGACGAGACTCTCGCGAGTTTGATGGCCACGGCTCCTCCAACTCCCCTGGTCGGGGGAATGTCGTTCAACGACGACGGTTCGACCACCATCACCCCCGAAGCCGCGTTACCGGCATTCTACGAAGACTGCTCTCCGGAAGATGCTCAGTCCGCAATCGATCGACTGCGACCCGTGTTCTTCACGGCGCCGGAAGGAGAATCGGCCAGACCTGCGTGGTGCGACATCAACTCGACCTACGTCGTCTGCACACAGGACCGCGCACTCGACGCTTCGTTCCAGCGCCGGCTCGCGAAGCGGGCCACGAACATCGTCGAATGGGAGACCTCGCATTCGCCGTTTATGTCGCAGCCCGGGTTGCTCGTAGACCTGCTGACGAAACTCGCGCAGGCCTGA
- a CDS encoding nitroreductase family protein, with translation MEIDPQSVEHALRTTRSVRRRLDFDRPIDPEVLEACIDTATQAPTGVDQESWRFLIVTDAEKKLALAELYRRALARYRTALEQAGPADPGSERPAPRPAQEALAKRLHEVPALVLVCAEGRPHPDDVALQVAFYGSILPAAWSLMVALRARGLGSTWTTLHLLHEREAAGVLGIPENVTQTVLLPVAYTLDAVLKPANRKPAQEVTYWNSWGTRRPSTDETI, from the coding sequence ATGGAGATCGATCCGCAGTCCGTCGAACACGCCCTGCGAACCACGCGATCGGTGCGCCGACGACTCGATTTCGATCGCCCCATCGACCCCGAAGTGCTCGAAGCCTGCATCGACACGGCGACGCAGGCGCCGACGGGTGTCGACCAGGAGAGTTGGCGTTTTCTGATCGTCACGGATGCGGAAAAGAAACTCGCACTTGCCGAGCTTTACCGGCGGGCCCTCGCCCGTTACCGCACCGCCCTCGAACAAGCGGGGCCGGCCGATCCTGGAAGCGAACGTCCCGCGCCGCGACCGGCTCAAGAGGCGCTGGCCAAACGCCTGCACGAGGTTCCCGCACTGGTCCTGGTGTGCGCGGAAGGTCGTCCGCACCCCGACGATGTGGCTCTACAGGTCGCGTTTTACGGCTCGATCCTGCCGGCCGCCTGGTCGTTGATGGTTGCCCTGCGCGCCCGCGGTCTTGGTTCCACCTGGACGACTCTGCATCTCCTGCACGAACGAGAGGCGGCGGGGGTGCTCGGGATTCCCGAGAATGTGACCCAGACCGTATTGCTTCCGGTTGCCTACACACTCGACGCCGTCCTCAAGCCCGCGAACCGCAAGCCAGCACAAGAGGTCACGTACTGGAACTCGTGGGGGACTCGGCGCCCGTCGACGGACGAGACGATCTAG
- a CDS encoding long-chain fatty acid--CoA ligase, translating to MKNNLGLFLAKRAQLCPGIEAVVEVERGRRFTYAELNIRTNRAAHALLERGVKKGDRVALLMMNGVEYLESYFAAAKIGAVMVPLNWRLVPDELEFIINDSGSTVLIFDDAFESAVLELQGRKTTVKHWLSAGEGAPGTGIESYDAAVDAASEEEPEITASDDDLLFIMYTSGTTGLPKGVVQTHSTTIWASITVNMTADMRYRDRYLQVMPLFHVGALTPATGVIHRGGTLVVMRAFDPNAIFDVIANERITTGLAVPAMLQAMWASKKREGADLSSIRWIMSGAAPVPVSLIEKYAEINIEIQQVYGLTETCGPACLISPEEALAKAGSTGPAFLHTDVRVVSDAGQDVGPGEIGEVIIRGPHIMTEYWNRPEATAETIRDGWLYSGDLATVDKEGFVYIQDRKKDMIISGGENVYPAEIENLLSGHPKIKDVAVIGQPSERWGESPLAIVVPADGEFPEAQDVLDYCNGKLAKFKMPRGVEFVEEIQRNPSGKILKRILRDAFPGPAAE from the coding sequence ATGAAGAACAACTTAGGCCTCTTTCTCGCGAAGCGCGCACAACTCTGCCCCGGGATCGAAGCGGTGGTCGAAGTCGAGCGCGGGCGTCGCTTTACCTACGCGGAATTGAACATCCGGACCAATCGCGCGGCCCACGCTCTACTGGAGCGAGGCGTGAAAAAGGGCGATCGAGTCGCGCTGCTGATGATGAACGGCGTCGAGTACCTCGAGTCCTATTTCGCAGCGGCCAAGATCGGCGCGGTCATGGTTCCGCTGAACTGGCGCCTGGTTCCCGATGAGCTGGAGTTCATCATCAACGATTCGGGTTCAACCGTTCTGATCTTCGACGATGCCTTCGAGTCCGCCGTGCTGGAACTGCAGGGCCGAAAGACCACGGTCAAACACTGGTTGAGCGCGGGCGAAGGCGCACCGGGAACGGGTATCGAAAGCTACGACGCAGCAGTGGATGCCGCGTCCGAGGAAGAACCCGAGATCACGGCCAGCGACGACGATCTGCTCTTCATCATGTACACCTCGGGCACCACCGGCCTGCCCAAGGGCGTCGTGCAGACGCACAGTACGACGATCTGGGCTTCGATCACCGTGAACATGACGGCGGACATGCGCTATCGCGATCGCTATCTGCAGGTCATGCCGCTGTTTCATGTCGGCGCGCTCACACCGGCGACTGGCGTCATCCATCGCGGCGGTACCCTGGTGGTCATGCGCGCGTTTGATCCCAACGCGATCTTCGATGTGATCGCGAACGAGCGGATCACGACCGGTCTCGCGGTTCCCGCCATGCTCCAGGCCATGTGGGCTTCAAAGAAGCGCGAGGGCGCGGATCTCAGCAGCATCCGCTGGATCATGAGCGGTGCGGCTCCCGTGCCTGTCTCGCTGATCGAGAAATACGCGGAAATCAACATCGAGATCCAGCAGGTCTACGGTCTGACCGAGACCTGTGGCCCCGCCTGTCTCATCAGTCCGGAAGAGGCTCTCGCGAAGGCGGGTTCGACCGGGCCGGCCTTTCTGCACACCGATGTGCGCGTGGTGAGCGACGCGGGCCAGGATGTGGGACCCGGCGAGATTGGCGAGGTGATCATCCGAGGTCCGCACATCATGACCGAGTACTGGAACCGCCCGGAGGCCACCGCCGAAACGATCCGCGACGGCTGGTTGTATTCCGGGGATCTGGCGACGGTCGACAAAGAGGGCTTCGTCTACATCCAGGATCGCAAGAAGGACATGATCATTTCGGGAGGCGAGAACGTCTATCCCGCCGAGATCGAAAACCTCCTGTCCGGTCACCCGAAGATCAAGGATGTAGCGGTGATCGGTCAGCCTTCGGAGCGCTGGGGCGAGTCGCCACTGGCAATCGTGGTTCCCGCCGACGGTGAATTCCCGGAAGCGCAAGACGTACTCGACTACTGCAACGGCAAGCTCGCCAAGTTCAAGATGCCGCGGGGTGTCGAGTTCGTCGAAGAGATTCAGCGCAACCCGAGTGGCAAGATCCTGAAGCGCATTCTCAGGGACGCATTTCCGGGCCCGGCCGCGGAATAG
- a CDS encoding amidase, with amino-acid sequence MSEIHALDLIEVSRRLRKRELSAVEVTRAMLARVEALDPELHAFAEFLPEAALEAAERAEREYERGEIRGPLHGVPIAVKDLCAMKGVRTAAGTKVMRDRVPDHTATLVERLQAAGAVILGKLQLTEGAYGWHHPEIQLPVNPWSAEHWTGVSSSGSGVATAAGLCFGSLGSDTGGSIRFPSACCGLVGIKPTYGRVSRDGVFPLAHSLDHIGPMTRSVADAAAMLGVIAGYDPRDPTSLRADVPDYVAELEGDLRGVRIGVDRSYVCDRVDPLSSGAALAALDRFRELGAEVREVELPALEALIAGWAITTSVEVAMAHAETFPSRAEDYGPQLRQLLELGQTVSGADYARVEVERASFKGRLEGLWERVDLLIAPAMPMPPPTVPDSTAGVDDPNLAPLLIFTAPFDYSGSPTISLPGGFSEAGLPLGFQLIGPHLSEALLCRAGHAYQQVTDWHRRRPPGF; translated from the coding sequence ATGAGTGAAATCCACGCGCTGGACCTGATCGAAGTCAGTCGGCGATTGCGCAAGCGCGAGTTGTCAGCCGTCGAAGTAACGCGCGCGATGCTCGCGCGCGTGGAAGCGCTCGATCCCGAGTTGCACGCTTTTGCCGAATTTCTGCCCGAAGCCGCTCTCGAAGCGGCCGAGCGAGCAGAGCGGGAGTACGAGCGCGGCGAGATTCGCGGCCCGCTGCACGGCGTTCCCATCGCGGTCAAGGATCTGTGCGCAATGAAAGGTGTGCGCACCGCGGCCGGAACCAAGGTCATGCGCGATCGCGTCCCCGATCACACCGCGACTCTGGTCGAACGACTGCAGGCGGCGGGCGCTGTGATTCTGGGCAAACTCCAACTCACGGAAGGGGCCTACGGCTGGCACCACCCCGAAATCCAGCTTCCGGTCAATCCGTGGAGCGCGGAGCACTGGACGGGAGTGTCATCCAGCGGCTCGGGGGTGGCCACAGCGGCTGGGCTCTGCTTCGGTTCCCTGGGGTCTGACACCGGTGGATCGATTCGCTTTCCATCGGCGTGCTGCGGTCTGGTCGGGATCAAGCCGACCTACGGTCGCGTGAGTCGCGACGGAGTCTTTCCCCTGGCCCACTCGCTCGATCACATCGGTCCGATGACGCGTTCGGTGGCGGACGCGGCGGCGATGCTCGGCGTGATCGCCGGGTACGATCCGCGAGATCCCACGAGCCTGCGCGCAGACGTTCCGGACTATGTCGCCGAATTGGAGGGCGATCTTCGAGGCGTGCGCATTGGAGTGGATCGCTCTTATGTGTGCGATCGCGTGGACCCGCTCTCGAGTGGGGCGGCCCTGGCGGCTCTGGATCGCTTTCGCGAACTGGGGGCGGAAGTTCGAGAAGTCGAGCTTCCAGCGCTGGAAGCGTTGATCGCGGGCTGGGCGATCACGACGTCGGTCGAGGTCGCGATGGCCCACGCAGAGACCTTCCCGAGTCGGGCCGAGGACTACGGTCCGCAGCTGCGACAACTGCTCGAACTGGGACAGACGGTCTCGGGCGCCGACTACGCCCGCGTCGAGGTCGAACGTGCGAGTTTCAAGGGACGGCTCGAAGGTCTGTGGGAGCGCGTCGATCTCTTGATTGCGCCCGCGATGCCGATGCCGCCACCGACTGTGCCCGACAGCACGGCGGGAGTCGACGATCCGAATCTCGCACCGCTGCTGATCTTCACCGCGCCGTTTGACTATTCTGGTAGTCCCACGATCTCGTTACCGGGAGGCTTCAGCGAGGCCGGTCTTCCGCTCGGCTTCCAGCTGATCGGACCGCATCTTTCCGAGGCGCTGTTGTGTCGGGCCGGACACGCCTATCAACAGGTGACTGACTGGCATCGTCGACGTCCTCCGGGGTTCTGA
- a CDS encoding crotonase/enoyl-CoA hydratase family protein: protein MMSNVRYETEEQTAIITVDRPKVRNCVDGPTAVELAAVFRRFDSDDALSVAILTGADGCFCAGADLKGVSEGRGNRVQEDGDGPMGPTRFLLSKPVIAAVEGYAVAGGLELAMWCDMRVAAADAVFGVFCRRWGVPLVDGGTIRLTRALGHSHALDMILTGRGVSGEEARLMGLANRLVEPGQALGEAKKLAKQLADFPQLCLRGDRMSSYKQWNLPLDESLLEETRIGLEVIRSGETLDGARRFAEGAGRHGEFSD from the coding sequence ATGATGAGCAACGTTCGCTACGAGACCGAGGAGCAGACGGCGATCATCACGGTCGATCGTCCCAAGGTGCGAAACTGTGTGGACGGTCCGACAGCTGTCGAATTGGCCGCCGTATTTCGGCGCTTCGACTCGGACGACGCGCTCTCCGTTGCGATCCTGACCGGTGCAGACGGTTGTTTCTGTGCCGGAGCGGATCTCAAGGGCGTATCCGAGGGCAGGGGGAACCGCGTACAGGAAGACGGCGACGGACCGATGGGTCCGACCCGTTTCCTGTTGAGCAAGCCGGTAATCGCGGCCGTCGAAGGCTACGCCGTGGCCGGCGGACTCGAACTGGCGATGTGGTGTGATATGCGCGTTGCCGCCGCCGACGCGGTCTTCGGTGTCTTCTGCCGCCGCTGGGGAGTCCCTCTGGTCGACGGCGGTACGATCCGTCTGACGCGCGCGCTGGGTCACAGTCACGCCCTGGACATGATCCTGACGGGCCGCGGTGTTTCGGGAGAAGAAGCCCGGCTCATGGGTCTGGCGAACCGCCTCGTCGAGCCGGGACAAGCACTGGGCGAGGCGAAGAAGCTCGCAAAGCAACTCGCCGACTTTCCCCAGCTTTGCCTGCGCGGGGATCGCATGTCCTCGTACAAGCAGTGGAATCTGCCGCTCGATGAATCGCTGCTCGAAGAGACGCGCATCGGGCTCGAAGTGATCCGATCCGGAGAAACCCTCGACGGCGCGCGTCGCTTTGCGGAAGGCGCCGGGCGTCACGGAGAGTTTTCGGACTGA
- a CDS encoding crotonase/enoyl-CoA hydratase family protein — protein MSYTSLKTGIEDGVFTITLTRAAEYNTITPDLRDELAVAIDEGDAHSEAHVILLRAEGKAFCAGYGLDWSTRAQSEEGGQVKKRAWDSVSDMRMIGRFVDTYMKLWYASKPTIAAVQGWCIGGGTDMVLCADMIIAGEGASFGYPPSRVWGTPTTAMWVYRMGLERAKRYLLTGDEIRADEAAQIGLILEAVPDDSLQEHALAFAKRMAQVPTNQLVMLKLLCNQTAENMGLASSRQLGALFDGVARHTQEGLDFVSRAQDVGFRNAVRERDDPFGDYGSRPKKESE, from the coding sequence ATGAGCTACACCAGTCTCAAAACAGGGATCGAGGATGGCGTCTTCACGATCACGCTCACGCGTGCGGCCGAGTACAACACGATCACGCCCGATCTGCGCGATGAACTCGCGGTGGCCATCGATGAGGGCGATGCGCACTCAGAGGCACACGTGATTCTGTTGCGAGCCGAAGGGAAGGCCTTCTGTGCCGGGTACGGACTCGACTGGTCCACTCGAGCGCAGTCCGAAGAAGGTGGCCAGGTGAAAAAGCGCGCATGGGACTCGGTGAGCGATATGCGCATGATCGGCCGCTTCGTCGATACGTATATGAAGCTGTGGTACGCCAGCAAGCCGACGATCGCGGCCGTGCAGGGTTGGTGTATCGGTGGCGGAACCGACATGGTTCTGTGTGCGGACATGATCATCGCGGGAGAAGGTGCGAGTTTCGGCTATCCGCCTTCACGCGTCTGGGGCACACCCACGACGGCGATGTGGGTATATCGAATGGGGCTCGAGCGAGCGAAGCGCTATCTGCTGACCGGAGATGAGATTCGCGCGGACGAGGCTGCGCAAATCGGACTGATTCTGGAAGCCGTACCCGATGATTCCCTGCAGGAACACGCGCTGGCCTTTGCCAAGCGAATGGCGCAGGTTCCGACCAACCAGCTCGTGATGTTGAAGCTGCTCTGCAATCAGACGGCCGAGAACATGGGTCTGGCTTCGAGCCGCCAGCTCGGAGCGCTCTTCGACGGGGTCGCGAGACACACTCAGGAAGGTCTGGATTTTGTCTCGCGCGCACAGGACGTCGGTTTCCGAAATGCGGTGCGGGAGCGCGATGATCCATTCGGCGACTACGGAAGTCGCCCGAAGAAGGAGTCCGAATGA
- a CDS encoding RidA family protein has product MNKKINVEKVGRLPAFSHATIAGDLIFVSGTLGTSEGGFELADGGMGPQTRQTLENIGEILKGAGASFEDVVKMNIYVTDMSVFPEMNKAYMEFFGDEPPARITVGCSALALGALVEIDCIACKPS; this is encoded by the coding sequence TTGAACAAGAAGATCAACGTCGAAAAGGTCGGCCGATTACCCGCGTTCTCACACGCCACCATCGCAGGTGATCTCATCTTCGTTTCCGGAACGCTCGGCACCAGTGAAGGAGGTTTCGAGCTTGCGGACGGCGGCATGGGACCGCAGACGCGACAAACACTCGAGAACATCGGGGAAATCCTGAAAGGTGCGGGCGCAAGTTTCGAGGACGTGGTGAAGATGAATATCTACGTGACCGATATGTCGGTTTTTCCCGAAATGAACAAGGCCTACATGGAGTTCTTCGGAGACGAGCCTCCCGCTCGTATCACCGTGGGTTGCTCTGCGCTGGCGCTCGGCGCGCTCGTCGAGATCGATTGCATCGCCTGCAAGCCGAGCTGA
- a CDS encoding Crp/Fnr family transcriptional regulator, translated as MSAVGSLDQRSLLKKVSIFRDVADAELDLLLQITTTKRLKPKEVLFRKGDPGKQLYGIMSGRLRVSAAGEDGKEVVFCFLDAGEVVGEIALLDSNPRSATVEAVDSCELLTLHRRDLIPFLEKHPRVTVNLAAVLAGQVRRLSELMEDTLFLTLPSRLAKKLLSLAQSYGRPGEKGTRIEMRLPQGELGELVGSSRESVNKQLRSWSEESIVEFDRGYVTILDHDRLESLAHMLL; from the coding sequence ATGAGTGCAGTCGGAAGTCTCGACCAACGCAGCCTGCTCAAGAAGGTTTCGATCTTTCGCGATGTCGCCGATGCCGAACTCGATCTCCTGCTCCAGATCACGACCACCAAGCGCCTCAAGCCCAAGGAAGTCCTGTTTCGGAAAGGCGATCCGGGCAAGCAGTTGTACGGGATCATGAGCGGGCGACTGCGCGTTTCGGCCGCGGGCGAGGACGGCAAGGAAGTGGTCTTCTGTTTTCTGGACGCCGGTGAAGTCGTGGGTGAGATCGCGCTACTCGATTCGAACCCACGCTCGGCGACCGTCGAGGCCGTCGACTCCTGTGAGCTATTGACGCTCCATCGCCGCGACCTGATTCCGTTCCTGGAAAAGCACCCTCGTGTCACGGTCAACCTGGCGGCCGTACTGGCCGGTCAGGTGCGCCGCTTGAGCGAATTGATGGAAGACACGCTGTTTCTCACCCTGCCGTCGCGACTCGCGAAGAAGCTGCTCTCGCTCGCCCAGTCCTATGGTCGCCCCGGCGAGAAGGGAACGCGCATCGAAATGCGTCTCCCGCAGGGCGAACTCGGTGAACTCGTCGGATCGAGCCGCGAAAGCGTCAACAAGCAACTGCGCAGTTGGTCGGAAGAGAGCATCGTGGAATTCGATCGCGGCTACGTGACCATCCTGGACCACGACCGGCTCGAGTCACTCGCCCACATGCTGCTCTGA
- a CDS encoding HupE/UreJ family protein: MIRGLMLLAVLLLIAPTVRAHPLAPSLLEVVVREDGRVKLLFKTPVVQPRGARLEPVYPESCRVEESGKVYLSGTAAVVESLLDCGEASLVGARFGVSGLRESGTNAIARIDLGDGRIAQSVLHAGQPNLLVSPQPSWIETAFAYQRLGFTHILQGLDHLLFVAGLVLLSGLGRRLLFTITAFTLGHSVTLSLAALGWLRLPAAPIEIAIALSILWLALALVESADDDRPMWRHPGWMALGFGLLHGLGFAGALLETGLPQGDIPLALASFNIGIELGQLLFVSLLIALAGLFRRFVRRWPRWANLAAAYAVGGLAAFWLIERIANSL, encoded by the coding sequence GTGATCCGCGGACTCATGCTGTTGGCGGTGCTATTGCTGATTGCGCCGACGGTGCGTGCCCATCCGCTCGCACCGTCGCTACTCGAAGTCGTGGTGCGCGAAGACGGACGTGTGAAACTGCTCTTCAAGACGCCGGTCGTTCAACCGCGGGGAGCGCGGCTCGAGCCCGTGTACCCCGAGAGCTGCCGGGTCGAGGAATCGGGAAAAGTGTACCTGAGCGGGACGGCCGCGGTCGTCGAGTCACTGCTCGATTGCGGCGAGGCTTCGCTAGTGGGTGCGCGTTTCGGAGTTTCCGGACTGCGCGAGAGTGGTACCAACGCGATCGCACGCATCGATCTGGGCGATGGCCGGATTGCGCAAAGTGTTCTGCATGCGGGTCAGCCCAATCTACTCGTTTCTCCGCAGCCTTCCTGGATCGAGACCGCGTTCGCCTACCAGAGGCTCGGTTTCACGCATATCCTCCAGGGTCTGGATCACCTGCTCTTCGTGGCGGGACTCGTACTGCTTTCGGGTCTGGGTCGCCGCCTGTTGTTCACGATCACCGCATTCACGCTGGGGCACAGCGTGACCCTGTCTCTGGCTGCGCTCGGTTGGTTGCGTCTGCCCGCCGCTCCGATCGAGATCGCAATCGCGCTCAGCATTCTGTGGCTGGCCCTGGCGCTGGTTGAATCTGCGGACGATGACCGGCCCATGTGGCGTCATCCCGGCTGGATGGCGCTCGGCTTTGGCCTGCTACACGGCCTGGGTTTTGCGGGAGCGCTGCTCGAGACGGGCTTGCCCCAGGGCGATATTCCGCTGGCCCTCGCATCCTTCAACATCGGAATCGAGTTGGGCCAGTTGCTCTTCGTGAGCCTGCTGATCGCGCTGGCCGGGCTCTTCCGCCGGTTCGTACGGCGCTGGCCGCGCTGGGCGAACCTCGCCGCGGCCTACGCGGTCGGTGGCCTGGCGGCTTTCTGGCTCATCGAACGAATCGCGAACTCATTGTAG
- a CDS encoding peptidyl-prolyl cis-trans isomerase — MIWRLGQFLLIGAVLFAGKSWLEASRPAPGPEPIEISAMQEIGIRGQFMVRMGREPTEGELAYEISRAVDEEVLFREAIALGMQQTDSVVRQRLARNLRFVDGNTEKSDDELVREAFRLGLDRSDPIVRRRLIQRIRLAVGDRVRRESIPEAELREVYDEQAERFRVPARVSLAHVFLSRDRRPSSLKVTARVVSERLRAHPLSNREAIALGDPFLQGHEFTSLGERELANIFGPEFARAAFSLASDNWSEPLNSAYGLHIVRISAFEPEGPQRFELVKAKISAELLAERERVALGTLLQELKKGYRIVRLKQ, encoded by the coding sequence GTGATCTGGCGCCTCGGGCAGTTCTTGTTGATCGGTGCGGTGCTCTTCGCCGGGAAGTCCTGGCTGGAGGCATCGCGTCCCGCCCCTGGGCCCGAACCCATCGAAATCAGCGCCATGCAGGAGATCGGGATTCGCGGTCAGTTCATGGTGAGAATGGGTCGCGAGCCGACCGAGGGTGAACTCGCCTATGAGATCTCCCGCGCCGTCGACGAAGAGGTGTTGTTTCGCGAGGCGATCGCTCTCGGAATGCAGCAGACCGATAGCGTTGTTCGGCAGCGTCTGGCGCGCAATCTGCGCTTCGTCGATGGCAATACCGAGAAATCCGACGACGAACTGGTACGCGAGGCATTTCGACTCGGACTCGACCGCAGCGATCCGATCGTTCGCAGGCGCTTGATACAGCGCATTCGGCTGGCCGTCGGCGACCGAGTGCGACGCGAGTCGATCCCCGAAGCAGAACTGCGCGAGGTCTACGATGAGCAGGCCGAGCGCTTTCGGGTACCGGCGCGCGTCTCCCTGGCTCATGTTTTCTTGAGCCGCGATCGTCGCCCCTCTTCGCTCAAAGTCACGGCCCGGGTCGTTTCCGAACGCCTTCGCGCACATCCGCTCTCCAACCGCGAAGCGATCGCGTTGGGGGATCCATTTCTGCAGGGGCACGAATTCACGTCACTCGGCGAACGCGAACTCGCGAATATCTTCGGTCCGGAGTTCGCCCGAGCCGCCTTTTCGCTTGCTAGCGACAACTGGTCGGAACCGCTGAACTCGGCCTACGGTCTGCATATCGTGCGCATCAGCGCTTTCGAACCGGAAGGGCCGCAGAGATTCGAGCTGGTCAAAGCGAAGATCTCCGCAGAGTTGCTCGCCGAACGCGAGCGGGTCGCACTTGGAACACTGCTACAGGAATTGAAGAAGGGTTACCGGATCGTGAGGCTGAAGCAGTGA